From the Acipenser ruthenus chromosome 5, fAciRut3.2 maternal haplotype, whole genome shotgun sequence genome, the window TTTCACAGCTTTTCgttttaatagaagaaaaacaacaagagAGGCAGATGTCAGGCCTTGAATTACTGGggatccctttaagtttctccaaattttgttttatttccaaatttcctttttaacatgttttattatatctattgtgggaaaactataaaataaataaataatcatttgcACACGCTTTATTTTTGTGACCTTTTTAgaggtgtgtggttttttttctcGTTGAACTGTTGACTTAATTGAGACCGTAGGTGCCTAACCAGTGGGGCACAGGGGAGGCAAACTATTTTGCACCGCTACTTTTTTTTGCTCATTGTATAGACATTCTTATTCTATGTTTTACTATGATTTTAccttttaaaagatttaaaatgtaataaaaaagtcATTCAGAAGACACCAGATGTCCAAcattgataaaagaaaaaaaaagcacacccTACATGAACATTGGCTTGACCCATAGTCCGCAATGCACTATTTAAGTTCAACaccaactctaaataaaatgttgttactgttattaagcactagtaataatctgaagcagtggtatttcaaaataccagaagcctgtttttactttagtgaagtaggctagaatgtgtgtttttttttggggggggggggttgtgtttttttttaaattaagtactTTTGAAGCTTGTTGTGAtgactcattcaatcaaaccaagtaagAATTTGCTTACATCGTTTAAGatgtttttcaagtcaagtaagcttatttgtgtatcaAAAACAGCAATagtcgcagtccttctttcgcagccagCGTCATCTTTAAAAGCATGTACCTGAAATTGTAaggtaattaaagtatttttgctTATATTACTCTCCCCGTCGTTCTGCGCACTGTCAGCCCTtgttaaagataaaaaaaacaatgtacccGATCCAAATCAAGTGCAAAACTTGTCCCAGTatttaaagttaacaataattattttaaaactaggAAGAGATGACTAGCAGCAGTTACATTGTTGTTTTAAGTTATATTATTATGGGCAAACTTTTGTCCTAACAtaatggaccatatttagaagcaagcacaaaggcagAGACACAATTTCTTAGAGGAATATgaccattttaatggtataaaacaaacaactcttgactgtttgaaattgttttattcagcagAATGAAGTCCATTTTTTATATAGTAAACCAGTGcttctgacatggcaagtattttcaGCTGCCTTAATTAGGGAATACTTGCCTGCAAAACAACAGTGCtgtacttgcttttctttgtttgtttaacactttctTTTAATAAACTACACGTGGAAATTCTAggtgcagcactgtgcagagatgccattggTACTGGTTTTGCCATTTGGTGCAACTTGCATGCATTTGTAATTAAAAcatgctcagtaagtacatattgaacattttatgctgaaacacctgcccaattttGTCGGCTTTCAATTACTAAAACCGTgacttcacaacagcaaggtttgcttggtttcttagagcttcttaattgtaaaatcataataataataataaatgcgcCTCTCTGGATTCGGCAGTTAGTCCTTTCGTTTGCCCCCCaccttttaacaaagtttagGCGCCTATGCTTGAGACACAAAATTATTGGACTATTGCTTCTGACAtttgattaaaacactgaattgttgtaCTGCTTTTGGAATGAAAAAAGTGAGTATAATTTAgatgtattttattatacagttaaataaactattgatgcaaaagctttatttttatttatattttaagtagagattgtatattatatttgcagctgaggttttatGAAATGAATACTTGAAATGGGCATACATGcgagtaacatttcaaaaacagtgtttgttaactagcctcatctgtgatttatcaggttgatacatctggtaaaatgacaagttgtaagaagcaatttctgaatttatttttctacaaagTTAAATTCAGATTAGCTTCTGAAAGTGGTCTAAAATGGCACAGAATGCACCTGAGAGcttgtacaaccccagagctttgGGGGGCCTAGGTGGCCCCCATACCAGTGGCCAAATATTGGTTTTGACCCAGGAGTTTGTCAAAATGCTCATTGGTCACTTTCACCTGTGAAATCTCTCTGAATCACTAATCTGCTTTTAACAGTGTCCTGAAATATCTGATGAACAGGCAGGTTCTCTGTGCCAGATGCAATGTCACCTTATGTAACCTCATGTATTTGGATTGAATAAGTGGTTCTGAATGGATTGCACTCATCTGCTGTGTTTCCGGTGGCAGGGTCCGTGTCCGAGGGCGAGGAGTCACCAGGGAAACGGGCGCGGCTGCAGGATGACGTTGCTGAAGAAAGCCGTGGAGGCACCAAGCAGAGGAGTCGCCGACGCTGCTACCGCTGCCAAACCAAACTGGAGCTGGTGCAGCAAGAGCTGGGCTCCTGCCGCTGCGGTGAGTCCgggggggaaagagagagatgACACTGAcagagagctgtgtgtgtgtgtgtgtgagatacacTGCACCAAAACTACGTGTGAGAGATGACACTGAACTGTGTGAGAGAGACACTGCACCAAAACTGCATGTGAGAGAGATGACACTGAACTGTGAGAGAGACTGCAGCAAAACTGCGTGCGAGAGAGATGACACTGAACTGTGTGAGAGATACTGCAGCAAAACTGCGTGTGCAAAGATGCCATTTTACTTTTTCTGCACTGCAAATAGTGGTGACGATCTGCAATACCATGTGCGATCTTCTGACCAGAAGGCTAGTGGGAACGACTTGGcctccaaatgactggattaaaaatgtactcATGTCTAAGGAGTCTTATGTGCGTCTGTCATTTACTGAAACCTTTCCGagagtgccaaaacacacagatgagacgttcGTTATTAGTGGAAAAACGAGTTGTGGCTGCAGTGTGGCGTCTGGGGACACACAtttgtcccatattgttttatttaagttataaaaccaaaaatacattttttttttctttcttccaacagagaatattatacaactgtactttgattaaataaaaaaaagtatgttatatgtatgcactatttactattgttatgaatttactattcatcaatattacaaaatcaacttggctcatcaggcacctatatttttttttcaccatgTTTAACAgacggaaatgtctgataaacgaTGACATCATTACTTGCGCAGAAATCCACCGAGCAACTACTACGATTGTTTTAGTGCAGTTTTAATTAGTGCAGagacaaatatcagaatattcgAATGAGTagtttttgacatgtattcggatacaaaatcagatgtttgtgttcgctagaaatgacaaaaataccttgcacttatttaccgtctcaccagaatttacaggacagtttcataaaatggcaaatgaaaaagagctctgtgtgatatgcgagatttaatatatatttaaacaaaaaaaacacagaatcaacacagcagctctcgagcctctatttaaaagttttagacagcaaaaagtaaacaaaacagatTATGCGCGCGCACAAATAGTGATTTCTGTGGAatgccatctgggacaaaaatgcattgtgctgctttagtgcgagccagaatctcatgggaaagaaaaaaagcaagcatgtcattctgaaatgccacGCTTAAACAGTACACAACtttctgaaaatgttgtgtagtgtttttttttttatgtagactgtgtgtgtgtgtgtgtgtctatatatatatatatatatatatatatatatatatatatatatatatatatatataatatatatatatatatatatataatatatatatttaaaatttggAATGTAATAATCAAGAACCAAAACAGTGCGTTTTTTCACCATTTCCAcactgttttatttgaagtgtttaaagttaaatttcagttttcatttgcttgttcagttacaaaaaggtacaagtaaacctcatgatattaatttatgaaaacatgtcgatggccattgtttactgtgaagaaatgtcaaggaatgaaaaaaaaatacaaataaaatgcattgtcaactttatgtactatttattccGGGACTAAACAAAAGAATGTTTAACTTGAGCttttatttggcatcctttattttgtagttaattcactggggtaaagtaagtcctacacaacttattctttactcctgggatatttctctattttaatgttttacatattgtaaggtcttgctgtaaaataaaggcacacacacagggaccacggccacgccccctgaccctgctgctatgctgtctctgcctgcattcagagcaatgtaatggcttttattactttttggaaaaacgaatgaatatttaaattgagtgaaTATCCGATAAAAAAGTGTGAAagtcctgtgttcgtcccagcactagttttaatacacacacacacacacacacacacacagttgttgtGCATTaagtaaccaaactgaattaataacagaaCTCGCTACTTGTTCcgaacaggattaactagtgcggttgtcgctgcctTTTGCAACCAAACTGTGTGTGTACTTGAActgtattaagagcaaaaggtgaactcgcaACTgcatttaggctgtgtgtgtgtgtatgaggccTGAGAGACCACAGCAAAACTGTGCATCGGAGAAGAGAATACGTGGAATGATCTCATGGCTGATTTTATGCTGTGATattaaaactttttaaatgcTCATACCTCAAAACAGATTATTTCTACTAGCTGCAAGCCAGTTATTTGACCTGTGTTAACGCTTCCTGTTGGTTTTTtgtggtgtctgtgtgtgacaagcaggctgtagtggtgacgatgaaacacacagtactgcaaggTGAAATGTTTATTGCGCGGTTTAATaagaacaaattaaaacaaaaacagcacacggcacttgaggccaaaataaatagacaagcaaaatggattaacactagacaaacaaacatggtgagtcaaaataaacaagtatcgtgctggtcctaccagcacgcaatagcaattgttatgaattatttataattactttctccttctccacacccgttctccactcaccaaacacacaaccctgagtgagtaaaacgtgcatctgttgtgccgggattcaattactaattaattattcacttgaatcccagcacgtgaactaatttgtgcaatcccatgctcacatacaaataccccttttaatctgcacgtgaagtgattgtgccatcctcgtgtataaatacaattatatattttaaatcactcgtgttacacagagccatttatatcccgtgcatcaatacctatacaccaacattaacacaccacacgcaacattaaacacaaaatacacacgggCGGGGAACACTGCCACACTGTGACATGGACTGCAGGGGACCCACCTAATCGCTGTTCCAATGTGAGTGAATGAAGTGACTGAGTGGCTCAGCACGTTCGGAGGATTTATAAAACCTGTGTGCACCCAGAAGAGGGAACACAGGAACCTGTGAGGAATGTCACTGACGAtgatgacagaaaaaaaaacctaaggAAAGGGCATTGAACAGAGAAGTGGCAGAAACAGATTCATAGCACAGGCAGCTCAAATCGAATAACTCCAGTACACCCCATCAACCAGTTAATTACAGTAGCGACTGATCAAGCTAGAAGATTAGTTAATATAGAAGAAATTAATATAGCTGCTACATCTCTGGTCGTGATTTTTACTTTTCTTGTTGTCCGTGTATGGTTAGATGTGAGGCGCAGGGTTGACTCATGCCTGTGTTGTAAAGGGATTTTGTTACACGGTGGTAAGGGTATGGAATTATCTAGGGGTTATCTAACTAAGCTGATGTGAAACCACTGGGATGCTCAAAGACCCGACCTGACAAAGTTTTGAGCTCAATCAGCTACTGTATTAGCTCTATTGCAGTCAGTTTTAATGCATGTGGAGTTCTGTTATCATTAGACTTTCATTTTTGACAGGCAGTTAAGTGTGATCGCTTTTAATTAAACCTTGTGCGCGTGTCACTTGCAGCTTATAATCAGCGCTCATTAAAGTTGTGAATATTATCtgcattatttattcaatttggAGGTATAATTAGTATTTATCAGTCTAATGTGTAATCAGTGTTGAGCAAGAGTTGTTAAATGTTAATTGAGCACAGAAAACATTCCGCAAGAGATCATGTTTAAAAGCTCaaaacactgatttatttttgaaagacCGCTGTAAGAATATTTCCTCAATTAAAGTCGAGAGTGTGTTCAGTTCATAACACAATCGATCAAGAGCCCCCCCCCAAGCTGATGTCTCCTCAGTGTTTTATTTGCTTTTCTGTCTCTTTCCACATCCCCAGCCAGAGAATGACCTCCCCTGCAACACCTATTGATGTCTCTTCTTGACTGGGGTTCACTTTGGGGAAATAAACAGGTTTCAATGGGTCTgcgtgtgattaaaaaaaaataaaaaaaatcctgattTAGTTTGCAGTGCCAGTggtatattaatatatttttttgtattcagaaGTTACTGTAAGCATTTTGGTGCAGTATTCTGCAGTGTCATTCCCCATTTTGCTGTGCCAAAAGGGATGCCTTGTTTTTGCTCCAGAAAGGCTAACCATCTCTCCACCTCTGCAGGATACGTGTTCTGCATGCTGCATCGTCTCCCGGAGCAGCACGACTGCCTGTTTGATCACCTGGGCCGTGGCCGAGAGGAGGCTATCCTGAAGATGGTGAAGCTGGACCGCAAGGTGGGGCGGTCGTGCCAGCGCATTGGGGAGGAGTGCTcctgagtttgtttgtttgtttgtttgtttgtttgtttgtttgtttatttctgtgtctctctctctctctctctctctctcgttctctctctctctctctctctctctctctcgttctctctctctcgttctctctcgttctctctcgttctctctctctctcgttctctctctctctctctctctctctctctctctctctctctttctctctctctctctctctctctctctctcccccccccaaaaacacGTGCACAAGCCTTATCCAGAAACGCCCAACCCTCGACCTCCCTCTCTCTTACCTGAGCTAGCCAATACACAGACCTTGCGCATTGGACTTTAGCCATTGATTGTATTTCAGATTAGGGGTGTAACGATATACTAATGTCACAATACATGGAATGTAAAACACACTTCTGCATTCgagaaccatttggtgaactaaaatgagctatgttgtgcttttggtcttgtatcacaatacaaatgatACATACCTCCCATTACGAAGCTGTACGGTATGTCATGTAAATACAGTATCAGGATTCATCAATACACAATGAATTGTTACACCCCTACTTAAGATCCATATATTGTACTTTTTAGGATTGTGTGAAACATGATCCTGATATGCTTTTTGGCTGGTCAGTTGATTACTGAGTGTCcagttttttcttttctcccGAGAGCCTAAATCTATCCCTGCACTGCTTTCCAGTGCACAGAATACAAGTCGTCTGCAGGCAATGTCTAAAATTCAGCTCTGTGGTAAATATTCTGCTTGCTTCAGACTTCTATTTTATAGAATCTGGAGGTAATGAAAACCTGGCCTGTCCAACACAATGCTGTAGCACGCCTGTTGCTGTTCTCCAGTATTGCAGAGGGTAGCAATGCCTGTTCATGGGGGCCAATCCATTCCATGTTCATTGATGTAATATAAAGTAGTATAGGACCTGGTCAGATTTAATTGGTTGATCTTAATAATTAAGTGCATGATTGGGACAGACTAGGCAGTTTTTATCTGAGGAACTTGTAGGTAGTGTTTGGAGCTGGGGGCAGGGAGGCAGTGTGCCCTAGTATAGTACTTGGAAGCAGTGGTCAGAATTGCCAGTCTGGCAGGCCATGTAACTTTGGGGTTTAAGAGCTGACACACTGGAAGGTACGTGGATCTTACTGGTTGTAATTCATGGACAGGGAGACAGCATTTTGAAGTCCTGACTCTTACAGTTAGTATTTTAAACTGTGAAGGAAAATGAGAATGTTAACATGAAGAAGAATCCCGGTAATCTATAAAGTCAAGGTACTGCTAAGCTTTTTCTTATCACTGCACTCTGGTATATTGTACATGCAGGCCTTGCTCAATAGAAGCAGTTAAGGGGTCAGGAATCACAGGTAGTGCTGGCTGGTCTAAAAGCATCAGAATCTcattgacaaacacacacacatacccctGCACATCCAGAATACCAATGATGTCTCCTATTGGCTAGTTCCAGGTACCTTGGGTTACAAATACAATGAGAACAAATAAGGCTTCTTCTGGTGACCACAGTTGAACTTGGACAGACAGACATCATACTCCAGGACTGGCAATgtctttatttgtgtgtgtgttgtgttgggggggggggggctaagggGACTCCAAGTGCTTCCTGGGGCtcacccctgctggtttgttAGAAACTGCAACATCAAACCAAACTATTAAAGTATCTTTAGTCACATATTTTAGAAGCATATATCTCCAAATCACAGAATAGTGACCTCCTCCTTTTACATTTGTGCTcttcaattgattattattattattattattattattattattattattattattattattatgtctacAATAGAGGCCAGTGTTGTGGGAAATTAAAACACGGGTAATTGTGGATTTGGAAAATCTTTTTGAAATACAATATGAATgagaaaataaacatacatttcAGCTAAAAATTTTAAATAGTGATTTATGTTTGAAACATTTCCAGAAACACAGGCCCCTAGTTAGAACTCAACATGCAAAATTGCTGTGCCTCGGGGTATGCAGCCCTCACTGGTTAGATTGAGCGGAGAGCACTATGAGGGACGCTGCAGCTGCTTGCTCTCCTCCCTTGCCTGCCCTCTCCTTCCAACTCCCTCTCACCCTTTCACTCTGCACCTATCCACCCTTCTCCTTTGCCCTTGCCTGCCTTCTCCTTCCACATCTCCACCCTTTTCCCTCCCCTACCCTAGCCCTTTCACGGTTACTAAACGGTAAGGAAAAGGTATTATCATGGCTTCATattgctctctctcgctctgtgtccCGTccgtccacccccccccccctttttaaatCACAGCAAAAACACCCATCAGCAGTCTCTACCAGCGTGGAGGACTTGAGGTTTTGCAGATTGATGTGTATCATCGCTGTTTGATTTTGGGACATCTACTCTTATTAAAATGGCTGGaggttaaggggggggggggggggggtataaattgttttatttacctTTACTTCTAAAGGGATTTTAACTTTATGGTACCACCTGGTGGCGAAGGCTTGTAGGTTTCTTGTTGGTTAGCTGAGATACTGTTGGCTGCTTCTCCATCCCTGTCCCAGAGCATGAACCAGTGGGGGCTAAGGGGGAGGAGAGGGTGCATTAATGTCATGGGTGCATTTATTGTAAAAGATTTGTTCTCTATCTGGTTTAaagtgaagaaaaagaaaagaaaaatcttgTATCTTAAATAAAACCTTATTtaactgttttttgtgttttcagttttacTTACACACCTAGCATAGAGCTTAATTTTTTGttaaacattgttaaaaaaaaataaataaataaaaaaatttgaaGATATCAATAGAAATATGTAACTTCTTTTTTTCCCTACTGCTGAAAAGAATAAAACCAATTAGATGAAAATTTAATCTgacttctgtttttatttctgcTTGAAGTGGGTCAACTGGAAAGCATTCTATATTGGCGCTATTGGCcatcctgtctctgtgtgtgtggggaggggggaaGGAATATAAGGCAGGAAGAAGCAACACTGAATGCAGGAAATAAGatacatttctggttttacttttgagtttttaataagacacacctgagctagtTAAGCTCATATTAAAACATCGAATGGGTGACTTATTTTATATAAACCTGAAATGTTTAGATTAGTTTACCAGGCGATATATCTACTAAAACAGGACATACCGAGTTTAATAATATAGACCAGTTTGACCATTGTTAGTAATTGTCAAATTGTATTATAATATACATGTATTGGCACGTTTGGATTGCCTGTATGTAATTGTTAATTGTATAGCTGTTCTAATTGTTCGTTCTGTATTTGGTTGTGCATTTCAAATGTGTGAGTGATCTGCTGCCCTGGCTGTAAATTGTATTAGAACTTTATGGTAGCGCTTTGCTTTGTGATGGCTGTGGTGCTGCTATAAATTGGATTTCATCCAGGCCCCTCTCTGCCTTTTGATCTGTCCGGGACTCGCCTCTATATAATTAGGtgatgtgggcagcagtgtggagtactggttagggctctgggctcttaaccggagggttgtgggttcattcccaggtggaggacactactgctgtacccttgagcaagttactttacatagattgctccagttaaaacccaattgtataaatgggtaattgtatgtaaaaataatgtgatatcttgtaacaattgtaagttgccctggataagggcgtctgctaagaaattaataataataatagtaataataataataataataataattaatgcatCTCCTAGGTTTGTGTGATAGCCCTGCCAGAACTACCCAACTGTTCAGAACAGCACCGATGCGCTCGCAGGATTGCTGTTGCACTTCATGTGCTCTGCCCTGGAATTTGAGCCAGTGAAAGAAAGCACTTGAAACCACAAATGCTAAAGTCTCTCTAATCCCACCTAGGACAATGGATTTCAACAGCGAGGTACAAAGTGCTTTTTAAAGCTGCATATCCACAGTTTTCTTGCACATTGGTTCATTAAAAGCAGGGCTGGTGAAAGCGGTGCTATGAAACGATTGCATGACTGGTATTGCGGCACTACATGCAATCGAGCAGCCAGTCATTAGGACTGTATTGAGTCAGTGAGTTGGCTTACAACGTTTTTAGCATCTAATCAAAGCACATATTTCATTTAGTAATGCTGAGTACCTGCGCCACTACAATGTTTGACCGATTTTAAATGCTGGGTGTATTTGAAACGGCCATGATGTTCTCTGCCTATTCTTaaattatatatgtattgtttACTTGAGCTGACCTGCTTTTCCTATGTAATCCTCTTCATGATATTGCCACATCGTATTGCAGGTTAACTGCAGTGACCTATTTTCTGGTTCCTTGGTTTAACAGGTTACAGATTATCTTGTCACTCTCTCCTCCTTTTAATGGGAGCTTGTGAACAGCTCAATGGAATGGAAGGTATGTTTTACAAATGCTGGCCCAGAACATTGGGCAGTTGAGTTGACGGAGAGTTGGTGCAGTGCTTTGCCATGTGTGTTCCTGTTGGTTCTCTGGAAGAACAAGCAGCTTAGTTGCCTGTCTGCCTGTTGAAGCCTCCTGCTCTGTGCTGCAGATAGGGTTCAAATAACACTGATAAAGTTTATTTTCGTATTTCTAAAATGTAACACTTTTGGGTTTTAGTAATTATGGAggcttgtgacagagaaagaatgagtCTTGGTTATAAATccccctcccaacctgtgagggtgctgtgtaaagggaacagagtgcccaggactggatggtctgacaattaattccagggaaaggtggaagtcagccatctagaaagggggtggagctacggtacaccaagtcatcaccccagaagGGGGCATGgctaagcaatctgttcctttattATGGTTGCGAGCAAACCAGTAAAGCAGAACTATAATTgcaccgtgagtgtttagtgtttgttttgtcatgtctaattatacttgtttgtttattagacagctaacacataccgggagctgttgcttaaggccagcaccaatcCGAACAACACTTCAgaactgtacacaaataaattgtatttcaccacttgcccGTTAGCACTGCttaacattgctgtgtattgcctagGAGTATTCTTTGcagtcgccagaccgggattacaaaaataaacgtctgtttggatcgtgaacttttcgtaatcacatcacctctacacctgcgcactgcaaaccactttgccacaaggcttCATTAAATGCTATAGAAAGGGACTGGGCCAACAGATGACACAAGGCAATAGAGTGACTGAAAACctgtgtaaatgttttaaatcaaaattattGTTCATTGAAGCTGTGATGTATTTTTGTAGTACAGTAATTggttgtaattacaaaaatagttTTTATACACAGAAAAAATCTATCAGTGTTTTGATTAAtggggtttttattttaaaatacaacttgaaaacaaaaacctgaattttattataaaaataatcccAATGCTCTGTAATGCAGACCACTCAGGATAATATCCAGTGTCTCTGTCAACTGTCTCCTGCTTTAAAGTGTGAACCATCCTTGGTCTATTAGACTCATTTCTAATTATCTCATGAAGTTATTCAATGAATTTTATATTGGCCACAAGTTTCTAATGTGTTCCAACAGATTTCCattggattacattttttaaaagcacaattgCTGCCACTCAGAGACCGGATGCCACGTGATGTATTTTGTAGGGCGACACTGCACACCAGACGTGACTGGTGAAATGTTGCTTGTAACTATTTTTGATGATAAACTGTATTGCATTGCACTTAAAGCACATAAGTagatttgatttatatatatatatatatatatatatattatatttaaatattcaagCACTT encodes:
- the zfand3 gene encoding AN1-type zinc finger protein 3 isoform X2, coding for MGDTGSERSKPPGLPPRCSCGFWGSSKTMNLCSKCFADVQKKQPDEDSSPGHAPSTSSNQSDGFTSDMNSSSSSSPSFSSQTVSNPQPLPSETTNVASLPSQEEWSVSEGEESPGKRARLQDDVAEESRGGTKQRSRRRCYRCQTKLELVQQELGSCRCGYVFCMLHRLPEQHDCLFDHLGRGREEAILKMVKLDRKVGRSCQRIGEECS
- the zfand3 gene encoding AN1-type zinc finger protein 3 isoform X3; translated protein: MNLCSKCFADVQKKQPDEDSSPGHAPSTSSNQSDGFTSDMNSSSSSSPSFSSQTVSNPQPLPSETTNVASLPSQEECVPCTDTAHGTLATPTKRPCESGSVSEGEESPGKRARLQDDVAEESRGGTKQRSRRRCYRCQTKLELVQQELGSCRCGYVFCMLHRLPEQHDCLFDHLGRGREEAILKMVKLDRKVGRSCQRIGEECS